A segment of the Patescibacteria group bacterium genome:
GAGCCGATTGCCCGAACTCACAATGTTGTAGCCTTTAAAGCGACTGAGGATACGATGGAGGTTGCCATGCTTGATACTGAAGATCTTTCTGCTATCGACTTTATTAAAAAGAAGACGCGACTACGCATTTTGCCTCGACTTACTGATAATGAGTCAATGAAATCGGCTCTTTTGCAGTATCAAAAGACCCTTAAAGCTGAATTCGGAGATATTATTCAAAAAGAAGCAGGAACACTCAAAACAATTGCTGAAAAATCAGCTGATGGTAATCAAAGTGAAAGCGATTTAAAGAAAATTGCTGAAGATCTACCCGTAGTTCGAGTAGTAGACACACTTTTAAAGCATGCGATTTTACAAAATGCATCTGATATTCATATTGAGCCTCAAGAGACAGAGGTTATTGTGCGATATCGAATCGACGGAATGCTTAGAGATGCCATGGTATTGCCTAAAAGTGCTGGAGCCTCGATCACGGCTCGTTTGAAGGTGCTATCAAATCTAAAGCTCGATGAAAAGCGTTTGCCTCAAGACGGACGTTTTAAAGTTGAGGTAAATAACGAAAAAGTATCTTTTCGAGTTTCAATGCTTCCTGTGTATTACGGAGAAAAGACTGTAATGCGATTACTTCGAGAAAATGTATCAGGTTTTACGCTTGAAGTCTTAGGTTTTCACGGACGAGGGCTTGAGCAAATTCATGCAGCAACGCAACTTGCCAGTGGAATGATTTTAACAACTGGGCCAACAGGATCTGGAAAAACCACCTCTCTATATACCGTGCTTGATATTTTGAATACGCCAGATGTAAATATTTCAACTATAGAAGATCCTATTGAATATCAAATGAAACGCGTAAATCAAACACAGGTAAAACCTGAAATTGGATTTACATTTTCTTCAGGACTTCGATCTCTTGTGCGACAAGACCCGGATATCATTATGGTGGGAGAAATTCGAGATAATGAAACAGCATCTTTGGCTATCAATGCTGCTCTTACAGGTCACTTGGTGCTTTCAACCCTTCACACCAACTCTGCAGCTGGTGCTATTCCGCGATTAATGGATATGAAGGTTGAACCGTTTCTTATCGTTTCAACTGTGAGTGTAGTTATTGGCCAGCGACTTATTCGAAAATTAGTTGGAGAAAAAGAACAATACTTCTTATCTCCAGCAGAATTAGAACGACTACAAACTATTATCAATATGGATAATGTGTTGAATGTTCTTAAAGAAGAAAAAGTTGTTGATGCAAAAGCTACATGGAATACTGTGCCTTTCTATCGACCAAAACCTGGCACAGATCCGGAAGAAAGCTTTAAAGGCCGAATAGGTATTCACGAAGTTTTAAAGATTACAAATACTATTCGTGAACTTATTTTGCAAGGTAAAACGGCACAAGACATTCAGGCACAAGCACAGAAGGAAGGGATGATTACGATGATTGAAGACGGGATTTTTCAAGCTGTGCTTGGAAGTACGACAATTGAAGAAGTCTTCCGTGTAGTTAGTGAATAATATGGCAACATTTAAAGTACGAATAATTAATGCAACAGGCGAGCATCTTGAAGAAACCGTTCAGGCTTCTGATCAAGCTGCTTTATATGCAATTATTCGAGAGAAGGGAGAAACCCTTGTCGCCGCAGAAGAAGTGAATGATTCACAAAAAAAAGCAGGATTTAGTATTCCATTTATCTCACGCAAAGTTAAAACTCGAGATAAAATAACTTTTGCTCGAAATTTAGGATCTATGATTGAAGCAGGTCTATCAATGGCACGTGCATTAAATGTCATCGAAAAACAGACTCGACAGAAAAAGTTTAAAGATATTATTGCCTCTATAACAAAGAGCATTAGTCAGGGGCGTACACTGAGTGAAAGTATGAAAGATTATCCTGGGGTCTTTAATAATTTGATGACATCAATGGTGCGAGCCGGGGAAGAGTCAGGATCTTTAGCTCAAGCATTACGAATGATTTCAAATCAGATGGAAAGTTCGTACAAACTCACTCAAAAGATTCGAGGTGCTCTCATGTATCCAGCGGTAATTCTTGTTGCGGTTGGAGGTATTGGAGTGTTCATGCTTACGTATGTTGTGCCAACACTCTCAGCAACATTTAAAGAAATGAATGCCGAATTGCCAGCTTCAACAAAAATGGTTATTGCTGCCAGTGATTTTTTGAAAGACCATTATTTTATTGTTGCAGGATTATTTATCATTGTGGCATCAGCAGTTTATATGATGCTTAAGAGTGTTAAAGGAAAGCGATTTTTAGACTGGGCTTTTTTACGAATTCCAGTCATTGGTGTGATTGTAAAACAAGTAAATGCAGCGCGAACTGCTCGTACATTATCATCGTTACTTACAGCAGGTGTAGATGTTGTTGTCGCAACTCGAATCACTGCTGATGTGTTGCAAAACTCATATTATAAAGAAGTATTAGGTATCGTAGAAGAAAAAAT
Coding sequences within it:
- a CDS encoding GspE/PulE family protein, translating into MHIEDGQLLEFILDSGLVSRTDIEAAKAEAKKTNASVGHVLVAQGKVTDDELRRMQAYVLGIPFVDLKGQKLNFEVLSMIPEPIARTHNVVAFKATEDTMEVAMLDTEDLSAIDFIKKKTRLRILPRLTDNESMKSALLQYQKTLKAEFGDIIQKEAGTLKTIAEKSADGNQSESDLKKIAEDLPVVRVVDTLLKHAILQNASDIHIEPQETEVIVRYRIDGMLRDAMVLPKSAGASITARLKVLSNLKLDEKRLPQDGRFKVEVNNEKVSFRVSMLPVYYGEKTVMRLLRENVSGFTLEVLGFHGRGLEQIHAATQLASGMILTTGPTGSGKTTSLYTVLDILNTPDVNISTIEDPIEYQMKRVNQTQVKPEIGFTFSSGLRSLVRQDPDIIMVGEIRDNETASLAINAALTGHLVLSTLHTNSAAGAIPRLMDMKVEPFLIVSTVSVVIGQRLIRKLVGEKEQYFLSPAELERLQTIINMDNVLNVLKEEKVVDAKATWNTVPFYRPKPGTDPEESFKGRIGIHEVLKITNTIRELILQGKTAQDIQAQAQKEGMITMIEDGIFQAVLGSTTIEEVFRVVSE
- a CDS encoding type II secretion system F family protein, with translation MATFKVRIINATGEHLEETVQASDQAALYAIIREKGETLVAAEEVNDSQKKAGFSIPFISRKVKTRDKITFARNLGSMIEAGLSMARALNVIEKQTRQKKFKDIIASITKSISQGRTLSESMKDYPGVFNNLMTSMVRAGEESGSLAQALRMISNQMESSYKLTQKIRGALMYPAVILVAVGGIGVFMLTYVVPTLSATFKEMNAELPASTKMVIAASDFLKDHYFIVAGLFIIVASAVYMMLKSVKGKRFLDWAFLRIPVIGVIVKQVNAARTARTLSSLLTAGVDVVVATRITADVLQNSYYKEVLGIVEEKIQKGETIAHVFNGREDLYPSFVGEMISVGEETGQLAPMLLGVANFYESEVDQKTKDMSSIIEPFLMVFIGLVVGFFAITMMSPIYSLGNNL